In Thermodesulforhabdus norvegica, the DNA window ATTCCCCAAATTTCGGCCATAATGGGCCCCTGCGCCGGAGGTGCCGTCTATTCTCCCGCCATGACCGATTTCGTTTTCATGGTCAAGAATACCAGCTATATGTTCATTACGGGACCCGATGTCATAAAGTCCGTTCTGGGTGAGGTAATTACTCAGGAAGAGCTGGGCGGGGCGATGGCTCACTGCTCAAAAAGCGGTGTTGCCCATTTTGCCTGTGAAAATGACAAACACGCAATCGACATGATAAAAAAGCTTTTGAGCTATCTGCCCGATAACAATATGGAAGACCCGCCCTATGTGCCGCCAAAAGACGATCCCACAAGAGTAAGCCCCCTTCTGGATTCGATAATTCCCGACAATCCCATGGGTGCTTACGACATGAAGGATGTCATCCGGGAAATAGTGGACGACGGTGAATTCTTCGAAGTTCACGAATATTACGCTCAAAACATAATCGTCGGATTTGCCCGGTTGAACGGTTATCCAATAGGCATTATTGCAAACCAGCCCAAAGTTCTTGCCGGATGCCTGGATATTGACTCTTCCGACAAGGCCACGAGATTTATCAGGTTTTGCGACGCCTTTAATATCCCTTTGCTGACCCTCGCCGATGTACCGGGTTACCTTCCGGGTAAACAGCAGGAATGGGGTGGAATCATAAGGCATGGCGCAAAGCTTTTGTGGTGTTATTCGGAAGCAACGGTGCCCAAGGTAACCCTCATTATAAGGAAAGACTACGGCGGATCGTACCTCGCAATGTGTTCCAGAGATCTCGGTGCCGACATAGTGCTGGCCTGGCCGACCGCCGAGATTGCCGTTATGGGTGCCGAAGGTGCGGCAAACATAATCTTCCGTAAGGAAATCCAATCTGCGCCGGATCCCGAAGCCAAGCGAAAGGAAAAGATAGAGGAATACAGAAAACTCCTTTACAACCCCTATATCGCAGCTTCTCGAGGCTACATTGACGGTGTTATTTTGCCAAGAGAAACACGGCCGAGGCTAATTGAGGCCTTTGAGTTGCTCAGAACGAAACGGGTTGCCCTGCCGCCCAAAAAGCATGGTAATATTCCCGTGTAAGGATAGGGGGGCTCGACGCCCCCTTTTCCAGAAAACCTCCTTCCGCCTGCAAGAGGTCGACCCGTGATTGTATTGCCCTGGCATAAGTGGCTCGTCGATTTAAGAAGGGACTTTCATTCTTACCCGGAACTGGCATATCAGGAATACAGGACCTCCGAAAAGATCAGGGCCGTACTGGATGAACTCGGCGTGAGCTATCTTCATCCGGTGGCTGAAACCGGGGTTGTGGCCGTCCTCAAGGCCCGCAGGGACGGTCCGGTAAGGGCCTTTCGTGCCGATATGGATGCCCTGCCCATCGAAGAAAAAAATTCTGTGCCCTACGCCTCCCAAAACCCCGGCATAATGCATGCCTGTGGACACGATGGCCACATGGCCATCGGGCTGGGAATTATTCGATATCTTGTAGAGCGAAACTGGATAAAAGAGGGATCGGGAAAGATTCTGTTTTTCTTTCAGCCCGCCGAAGAAGGGGGTGCCGGAGCCCGTCAGATGCTTTCAAGCGGCCTCTGGGATGGTGAACCCGTGGAAGGCGTCTATGCCTTCCACCTCGACCCGTCCGTCCCTCTCGGCGTTGTCGGCATCGCTCCAGAGGTCAGTAACGCTTCGTCCGAAACCTTCGAAATACGGATACGCGGAAGAGGAGGACACGGGGCTTATCCGGTTGGAGCAGATGATGTAATCCTCGCCGGTTCCAACCTGATCTGTCAGCTTCACCAGCTCGTATCCAGGGTGGTTAGCCCTCTGGATGCGGCTGTTATTTCGGTCGGGTCGTTTCACTCGGGCAGCGCCCCGAATGTTCTGCCTTCTGAGGCCGTCATCAGGGGAACAATTCGCACCTTTGACCAGAATGTCCTGGAAACTTTACACGAGCGAATCAGTTCCCTTTGCTCCGGAGTTTCGGGGGTTTCAAGATGCAAGGTGGATGTCGTCTTCCTTCCCGGATATCCCGTCATGGTCAACAGCGGTAAGCTGGTCAAAAGGGCGAAGAGAATAATCCGTAAGCTTCTCGGAGTTCAAGCCTTCATAGAACAACGCCCCAGGATGGGTTCGGAAGACTTTGCCTTCTTTTCTCAAAAGTGGCCTTCCCTTCTTATGTATCTGGGATGTGGATTTCCGGGCGAAGAACCGGGCAGAACGCTGCATTCCCCCTTCTTCGACTTCGACGAACGTGCCCTTGACGTGGGGGTTGCTCTGGGAACGGAGCTCCTCCTTTCTCACGAAACCTTCGATGAGAATAAAGCACAATAGGAGGGATCTATGGCACGAAAAATATTAATGCTGGTGGGCGACTACGTTGAGGACTACGAGGCTATGGTACCCTTCCAGGCATTGATGATGGTGGGTTACACGGTTCATGCCGTATGTCCCGGCAAGAAAGCGGGAGACAAAGTAAGAACGGCCGTGCATGATTTCGAAGGAGACCAGACTTACAGCGAAAAACCGGGGCATAACTTTACGCTCAACGCTACCTTTGAGGAGATCGATCCTGCCCAGTACGACGGCCTTGTGATCCCGGGAGGCAGAGCTCCCGAGTACATAAGGCTGAACCCCCGGGTACTGGAGATCGTCAGGCACTTTGCCGAGAACAACAAGCCAATTGCGGCAATATGCCATGGTATCCAGGTACTTACCGCCGCGGGAGTGCTGAAGGGAAGAGCCTGTACCGCTTATCCCGCAGTAGGACCGGATGTGGCCGAGGCGGGTGGAACTTACGTTGAGGTCCCCGTGGACAAAGCTTTCGTCGATGGAAATATAGTAACCGCACCGGCATGGCCGGCTCATCCCGAATGGCTTGCAAAATTCCTCAGCCTTCTGGGAACCACGATAAACCATAACCGTTAGAAAAACCCATCGAAAAGCAGAGCGGGCCTGAATGTTCCGGGCCTGCTCTGCATGGTACGTGGAGTGATGTCACCACATCATTTGCCTGCCCGGCCTCAAACCATTTAGCCCCCAACCAATCAATCCTTTTTTGCCCACTTAATATCTGAAATTTAATGCGATTTAATCGGAGTCCGGCGATCTCCTGTCTGCTTTTATCGTACGATGCAGTGTTTCCAGGTGCTGTTAGTTTCATATTTTAATGAATATACGATAGTGAACTTTCATAGTCCCAGTAATATAAATCCACATAACTTTTTAATTCATTCAGATTACTTCCATTATACACCTGAGTTTCTGGATGACTAAATCAGAACTGTCGATGCTTTATGCTTTTAAACTGAAGGTATTTTGTGGTGATAATGTCTCATACTTTACGATACCTGTCATTATATATGTTAATTCGTCATAATAAGTGTAAAGTTAGGTGGCACGATATATAGGCGTGCTCGTGGTTGTATTGCCATGTTCGAGAAACCGGTTGACTTTGTAAAATTGTGTTTGCCTGGTGATAGAAACTATTGACTTTTTCTTCCGTGTTATTTATATGAAAAGCGCCGACGGTGTAGTAGTCGGAGATGTAAAACAAATAAATTAGTAGGAGGGAGATGTTATGCTGAGCAGGTTGTCTAAGGCGAGGTTGGTATTAGCTATTCTTGCAGTATGCATGATGGTAAATGTAGGTCTTGTATTTGCTGACGAAGTAACGGTAAAGGGTGTGGTGAGTGCAAAGGGTGATAGCTTTGTGCTCACTGCAGATGATGGTGAGTACGTTCTTGAAGGAGAAAATATTGCCGATTATGTTGACCAGACGGTAGAGGTAACGGGTAGTGTCTCTGAGAAGGACGGTGTTAAAGTACTTGAGGTATCTTCAATAAATAAAGTAGAATAGGGTAACTTTTAAGAGAGTTTAGATAGCTACAATTTATGCAAGGTCGGGCAAAGGTTTAAAACCGGTGCCCGACCTTGTTTATAGGAGAACGGGATGATCAGGAGAATGTCTAATAAGATATCGATTACTGCGTCTGTCACAAAACAGACCTCGGAAAGAGAAGATGAGCCTCCGGATGATCCTCCAGACATCGGGCTGTCTGAAGGAGGCGATGAAAGCCCTGAGAAGTTGTTCTGCGAAAATCTGGTAAGGATCGGTTCTCCTGAATACTCCACCCAGGATTACAGAAAGTTTTTCAGGAAACGTTTCTATCCCCATGTTACTCATCGTGAGTGGAAAGACTGGAAATGGCAGGTGAGAAATCGCATAAGATCTTTAAAGAGTGCGGCGCGGTGCTTCGTGCTGACTCAGGCCGAGCAGAGAGCTCTCACGGAGTACGGGCTTAGTCTTCCTTTTGCGGTAACTCCCTACTATGCCAGCCTCGTTCATCCCTCCGATCCGGATCATCCCTTGAGGCGATGTGTTATACCTCTGCCGCAGGAATTCCTTCGATCTCCTGGGGAATCGGAGGACCCTCTATCGGAGGATAAACAATCGACCGTATCCGGAATAGTTCACCGTTATCCTGACAGGGTTCTTTTTCTGGCAACGGGGTTCTGTGCGACCTATTGCAGATACTGCACAAGGTCCCGGATGGTGGGGCATAGCGCAATCGGGCACTTTGGCAAAAGCTACCTTGATGGTGCTATTGAATATATCGAAAAGAACCCCGGAATCAGGGACGTTCTCGTGTCCGGTGGAGACCCTTTAACCCTCTCGGACGACATCCTGGACTGGATCTTATCACGGCTCAGGCGAATCCGCCATGTTGAGATTATCCGGATTGGAACCAAGGTTCCCGTCGTCCTACCCCAGAGAATAACGGCCTCTCTCGCGAGGCTATTGCGTAAATATCATCCTCTGTGGATGAGTATCCATTTCACACATCCTGACGAAATAACCCCGGAAGTGGCTGAGGCCTGCGAACGTCTTACAGATGCAGGGATCCCGCTGGGAAGTCAGACCGTCCTCCTTAAGGGCATAAACGATAGTGTTGAAACAATGAGAAGCCTCGTTCATGGGCTTCTAAGAATCAGAGTCAGGCCTTATTATCTCTACCAGTGTGACCCCATCATCGGCTCATCTCACTTCCGTACCACCGTCACCAGAGGACTTGAGATTATTTCGGGTCTTCGAGGGCATACGACGGGTTATGCCGTTCCCACCTATGTGGTAGATGCACCGGGAGGCGGAGGCAAAATTCCCCTGTTGCCCGATTACGTTAAGGCGAGAGACGGCGATGATCTCGTTGTTGTCAACTACGAGGGGCGTGAATTTCGTTATCCCGGAGCATTCAGGGAGTAACTGATGCGCATAGGGATAACCTACGACCTGAAGTCCGAGTATATTCTGGACGGCTGGACTGAAGAAGAGGCGGCAGAATTCGACAGCGAAGAGACTGTGCAGGCCATCGAAGAAAGCCTCATTGGTTTGGGCTACGAGGTGGAAAGGATCGGCCGTATTTCCAATCTCGTAGAACATCTTTCTCGTGGAAATAGGTGGGATCTGGTTTTTAACATAGCCGAAGGCGCTTACGGGCCCGGCAGAGAAGCCCAGATACCGGGAATACTCGAGGCTTATCGAATTCCCTATACCTTTTCAGATCCGGTAACCCTTTGCCTGACACTTCATAAAGGTTACGCCAAACAAATAATGCTGGCAAAGGGCATACCTACCGCGGACTTTTTTATTTTAACCGATCTCGATGACCTTAATTCCTGCAATTTAAACTTTCCCGTCTTCGTCAAACCGATAGCCGAGGGAACGGGGAAAGGAATAAGTGACAGGTCGGTGGTGAAGGGGATGGAGGAGCTTAAGGAGGTGTGTTCGTTTTTGCTGGACTTTTATAAACAACCCCTGCTCGTAGAGTCCTATCTTAGCGGTCGTGAATTCACTGTGGGGATTGTAGGAACCGGTAAAAGGGCTCATGCTATCGGAGTAATGGAGATATCCTTTTCAAAACCCGAAGAGGCACAGGTCTATTCCTATGAAGTAAAGAAGCGTTATCAGGAGTTTGTGATTTACCGGCTTGTGTCTGATCCTGAAGCAATGGCTGCGCTGGATCTGGCCCTCGAGGCGTGGCGGGCGCTGGGATGTCGCGATGCAGGTAGAGTCGATATCCGCTCCGATGAAAAAGGTCATCCCTATTTTCTGGAAGTAAACCCTCTTGCAGGCCTCCATCCCATACACTCAGACCTCCCCATTCTCTGCCGGCTTGCTGGCATAGGGTATGTTGATCTTATCGGCATGATTGTTCAGGAGGCTCTGAGAAGATACGAAAGGAAGAATGTCCCATGAGGGTGCTGGTGCTTCACTCCGACATATCCGATCATGCCCCGCCCGATGAATTGGATACACTGGT includes these proteins:
- a CDS encoding acyl-CoA carboxylase subunit beta, which produces MTTVAEKIRELLEREAKIKEMGGPEAVEKQHAKGKLTARERIEYFFDPGTFRELDIFVKHRGTLFGLDKMDIPADGVITGYGKVNGREVFAFSQDFTARAGTLGEMHAKKICKVMDLALKTGKPIVGFNDSGGARIQEGVDALSGYGQIFYRNAIASGVIPQISAIMGPCAGGAVYSPAMTDFVFMVKNTSYMFITGPDVIKSVLGEVITQEELGGAMAHCSKSGVAHFACENDKHAIDMIKKLLSYLPDNNMEDPPYVPPKDDPTRVSPLLDSIIPDNPMGAYDMKDVIREIVDDGEFFEVHEYYAQNIIVGFARLNGYPIGIIANQPKVLAGCLDIDSSDKATRFIRFCDAFNIPLLTLADVPGYLPGKQQEWGGIIRHGAKLLWCYSEATVPKVTLIIRKDYGGSYLAMCSRDLGADIVLAWPTAEIAVMGAEGAANIIFRKEIQSAPDPEAKRKEKIEEYRKLLYNPYIAASRGYIDGVILPRETRPRLIEAFELLRTKRVALPPKKHGNIPV
- a CDS encoding M20 metallopeptidase family protein is translated as MIVLPWHKWLVDLRRDFHSYPELAYQEYRTSEKIRAVLDELGVSYLHPVAETGVVAVLKARRDGPVRAFRADMDALPIEEKNSVPYASQNPGIMHACGHDGHMAIGLGIIRYLVERNWIKEGSGKILFFFQPAEEGGAGARQMLSSGLWDGEPVEGVYAFHLDPSVPLGVVGIAPEVSNASSETFEIRIRGRGGHGAYPVGADDVILAGSNLICQLHQLVSRVVSPLDAAVISVGSFHSGSAPNVLPSEAVIRGTIRTFDQNVLETLHERISSLCSGVSGVSRCKVDVVFLPGYPVMVNSGKLVKRAKRIIRKLLGVQAFIEQRPRMGSEDFAFFSQKWPSLLMYLGCGFPGEEPGRTLHSPFFDFDERALDVGVALGTELLLSHETFDENKAQ
- a CDS encoding DJ-1/PfpI family protein, producing the protein MARKILMLVGDYVEDYEAMVPFQALMMVGYTVHAVCPGKKAGDKVRTAVHDFEGDQTYSEKPGHNFTLNATFEEIDPAQYDGLVIPGGRAPEYIRLNPRVLEIVRHFAENNKPIAAICHGIQVLTAAGVLKGRACTAYPAVGPDVAEAGGTYVEVPVDKAFVDGNIVTAPAWPAHPEWLAKFLSLLGTTINHNR
- a CDS encoding DUF5818 domain-containing protein, with the protein product MLSRLSKARLVLAILAVCMMVNVGLVFADEVTVKGVVSAKGDSFVLTADDGEYVLEGENIADYVDQTVEVTGSVSEKDGVKVLEVSSINKVE
- a CDS encoding KamA family radical SAM protein; this translates as MIRRMSNKISITASVTKQTSEREDEPPDDPPDIGLSEGGDESPEKLFCENLVRIGSPEYSTQDYRKFFRKRFYPHVTHREWKDWKWQVRNRIRSLKSAARCFVLTQAEQRALTEYGLSLPFAVTPYYASLVHPSDPDHPLRRCVIPLPQEFLRSPGESEDPLSEDKQSTVSGIVHRYPDRVLFLATGFCATYCRYCTRSRMVGHSAIGHFGKSYLDGAIEYIEKNPGIRDVLVSGGDPLTLSDDILDWILSRLRRIRHVEIIRIGTKVPVVLPQRITASLARLLRKYHPLWMSIHFTHPDEITPEVAEACERLTDAGIPLGSQTVLLKGINDSVETMRSLVHGLLRIRVRPYYLYQCDPIIGSSHFRTTVTRGLEIISGLRGHTTGYAVPTYVVDAPGGGGKIPLLPDYVKARDGDDLVVVNYEGREFRYPGAFRE
- a CDS encoding D-alanine--D-alanine ligase family protein, which translates into the protein MRIGITYDLKSEYILDGWTEEEAAEFDSEETVQAIEESLIGLGYEVERIGRISNLVEHLSRGNRWDLVFNIAEGAYGPGREAQIPGILEAYRIPYTFSDPVTLCLTLHKGYAKQIMLAKGIPTADFFILTDLDDLNSCNLNFPVFVKPIAEGTGKGISDRSVVKGMEELKEVCSFLLDFYKQPLLVESYLSGREFTVGIVGTGKRAHAIGVMEISFSKPEEAQVYSYEVKKRYQEFVIYRLVSDPEAMAALDLALEAWRALGCRDAGRVDIRSDEKGHPYFLEVNPLAGLHPIHSDLPILCRLAGIGYVDLIGMIVQEALRRYERKNVP